A genomic region of Nostoc sp. UHCC 0702 contains the following coding sequences:
- a CDS encoding ScyD/ScyE family protein codes for MKLKSLTLTLLTVCLAAVVGPKAADAATLSIIADGLDNPRNIGFGPDGSLYVTESGRGGDGADGRCIPSPSAGYIPLCAAQNGSLSKINLDGTKTTIISNLTSLALSPSGEQAAGPADIKFDDKGNAYLLTGLAGDPTNRDTILKGPDLGQLYKVDLNTGALTSLADFSAYETYNNPDGTDLISNPYALAIKGDIGYVVDGGGNTIYSVGLDGSGIKNVAAFPLKVIDRDKLEYPDLGPDVDPSALPVTQQSVPTGIAVAPDGSLTVTEYTYFPYPEGEARVFKVNGDDLSIQTIADGFTQLTGVAYDPEGNLYVLQHINNSEWKEIQQGGIVTGDISGSLIKIAADGTRTTVWNGDGLEAASGITYYDGGLYISNRARLAGTGQVIKIDPNARKIPESGSAIGVIAIGAVGATSMIKRKRSKELVKAEIA; via the coding sequence ATGAAACTCAAGTCACTTACCCTTACTCTTTTGACTGTTTGTCTTGCGGCTGTTGTCGGCCCAAAAGCAGCTGATGCTGCTACCTTGTCAATCATTGCTGATGGTCTTGATAACCCACGCAACATTGGTTTTGGCCCTGATGGGAGTCTTTATGTCACAGAAAGTGGTCGGGGTGGCGATGGTGCAGACGGCAGATGTATCCCATCACCTAGCGCCGGATATATTCCTTTATGTGCTGCTCAGAATGGTTCCTTGAGCAAAATTAATCTAGACGGTACAAAAACAACTATAATATCAAACCTGACATCTCTAGCATTATCTCCTTCTGGAGAACAAGCAGCCGGGCCTGCGGACATTAAATTTGATGACAAAGGCAACGCTTATCTTTTAACCGGTCTTGCAGGCGACCCCACCAACCGTGACACCATATTAAAAGGCCCTGACCTCGGACAACTATACAAAGTAGACTTAAACACTGGTGCGTTAACAAGTCTTGCCGATTTTTCAGCTTATGAAACCTACAATAATCCTGATGGCACAGATTTGATTTCTAACCCCTATGCGTTAGCAATTAAAGGTGATATTGGTTACGTCGTTGATGGAGGCGGAAACACAATATATTCTGTAGGACTTGATGGTAGCGGTATTAAGAATGTAGCTGCCTTCCCGCTGAAAGTTATAGATAGAGATAAACTCGAATACCCAGATTTGGGGCCAGACGTAGATCCATCTGCCCTTCCAGTCACACAGCAATCAGTACCTACAGGTATAGCAGTTGCCCCCGATGGCAGTTTAACAGTAACCGAATACACTTATTTCCCTTATCCAGAAGGTGAAGCACGTGTCTTCAAAGTTAATGGCGATGATTTGTCTATACAAACTATTGCTGATGGCTTTACCCAGCTGACTGGCGTGGCATATGACCCAGAGGGCAATTTGTATGTCTTGCAACACATCAATAATTCCGAATGGAAGGAAATTCAACAGGGTGGTATTGTCACTGGTGATATTAGTGGTTCTTTAATCAAAATAGCTGCTGATGGTACTCGCACAACTGTTTGGAATGGTGATGGACTAGAAGCTGCTTCTGGCATCACTTATTATGATGGTGGTTTATATATTTCAAACCGAGCTAGACTTGCAGGAACAGGACAAGTTATTAAAATTGATCCTAACGCCAGAAAAATTCCTGAATCTGGTTCTGCAATCGGTGTGATAGCTATTGGTGCTGTAGGCGCAACTTCAATGATTAAGCGCAAACGTAGCAAAGAATTAGTTAAGGCAGAGATAGCCTAA
- a CDS encoding ScyD/ScyE family protein, producing the protein MKPKQLTITFLTFCVVAFSGMKAAKAASFSILADNLDNAGGLSFGPDGSLYVTEAGTGGNGSCVPPASGEGDSLCYSTNGAVTKIANGTQQRILTGLPSIALSDGTGGAGPRDIKFDATGKAYVLIGYAADPTYRDRNLGYTDLGKLITADFNSNSWTSIADLANYELANNPDGSNLGSNPLGFLIDGNNLVVADAGANDLLSLNTDGSNLQALTVLPQDILTNPVFPPSGAPSNEPSQVPSQNEPQTSQVSIQPVPSNVTKGPDGAYYVSQFTGFPFPEGGAKIYRVDADGKTTVYADGFTQLTDLEFDTAGNLYALQYANQSAWKGNLEGSLIKIAADGTRTTILSGNGLESPSALTIGPDNAVYITNRGDRPGQGQVLRIENITSIPEPNSALSLLTFGAFSIGWLLKTKNTKPRSISSTQVKSFNPTSLPVNKGNIYSLPAVRLPMQILLPCSSAPLLPCCLNGNVQVGKE; encoded by the coding sequence ATGAAACCCAAACAACTTACCATTACTTTTCTAACTTTTTGTGTTGTCGCTTTTTCTGGAATGAAAGCTGCGAAAGCTGCATCCTTTTCCATACTTGCAGACAATCTTGATAACGCAGGTGGTCTAAGCTTTGGCCCTGATGGTAGTCTGTATGTTACAGAGGCGGGGACGGGAGGTAATGGTAGTTGCGTTCCACCAGCAAGTGGTGAAGGTGATTCTTTATGCTATAGTACTAATGGCGCTGTCACCAAGATTGCTAATGGTACACAACAGCGTATACTTACAGGACTTCCTTCCATAGCCTTAAGCGATGGTACTGGTGGTGCAGGCCCTCGTGATATCAAATTTGATGCCACAGGCAAAGCTTATGTTCTAATTGGGTATGCAGCTGATCCAACATATCGCGATCGCAATTTAGGTTACACTGATCTAGGAAAGCTGATCACTGCCGACTTTAACAGCAATTCTTGGACAAGTATTGCAGATTTAGCTAACTATGAACTCGCTAACAATCCTGATGGCAGTAACTTAGGTAGCAATCCTTTGGGTTTTTTAATAGATGGCAATAATCTGGTTGTGGCTGATGCAGGTGCAAACGACTTACTCAGTCTCAACACTGATGGTAGTAACTTGCAAGCACTGACTGTATTGCCTCAAGACATCTTGACTAATCCAGTCTTTCCGCCTTCTGGTGCGCCATCAAATGAACCCTCACAAGTACCATCCCAAAATGAGCCGCAGACATCACAGGTTTCTATTCAACCAGTACCCTCAAATGTCACAAAAGGCCCTGACGGTGCTTATTACGTCAGCCAATTTACAGGTTTTCCGTTTCCAGAAGGTGGTGCAAAAATCTATCGCGTTGATGCTGATGGCAAAACAACCGTCTATGCAGATGGCTTTACCCAACTAACAGACTTAGAGTTTGATACTGCTGGCAATTTATATGCTTTGCAATATGCCAATCAGTCAGCCTGGAAGGGTAATTTAGAAGGTTCATTGATCAAAATAGCTGCTGATGGTACTCGTACTACTATTCTTAGTGGCAACGGATTAGAATCACCTAGTGCCTTGACAATTGGCCCTGATAATGCAGTATACATCACCAATCGAGGCGATCGCCCAGGTCAAGGACAAGTTCTCAGAATTGAGAACATAACTTCTATTCCTGAACCTAATTCTGCTTTAAGTCTACTAACATTCGGCGCTTTCAGCATTGGTTGGTTGTTAAAAACTAAAAACACTAAACCTAGATCGATTAGTAGCACTCAGGTAAAGAGTTTCAACCCAACATCATTGCCTGTCAACAAAGGCAATATTTACTCCCTTCCCGCTGTCAGATTACCGATGCAAATTCTTCTCCCCTGCTCCTCTGCTCCTCTGCTCCCCTGCTGTCTAAACGGTAATGTTCAGGTGGGAAAGGAGTAG
- the scyC gene encoding scytonemin biosynthesis cyclase/decarboxylase ScyC (ScyC, an enzyme in the biosynthesis pathway for the cyanobacterial natural sunscreen scytonemin, performs a cyclization and decarboxylation on the compound ScyA produces.) — translation MEKNTFATSAYIATSPESAFEYLCSLKNLDDWTLFSRMKEQVDEDTWLGTASGYHKNLYYHVKKLDSKLFYGIEWHCGFEYQKYFQVYPVLLFPPDYIEPGTDEKGVYFHWLSFVDPKRQTQMIMQGIHTVHTSECRSLKGILERKAGLTQAAKGRYFIDTDTIYVDAPIEVAIEYLKDLRNIDDWAHLLRPNGEITADSGEFKDEYDQKVKVAVRLHNLSKYYLLEQEHFYPDYDYYQRSVALLIPTSYAFGDPDASGLILHRITFWKADKSLTHGKLQIEDFGAESMNIKRLLEGKAGNLQSFDRGMSYIPKTPELVNSR, via the coding sequence GTGGAAAAAAATACCTTTGCAACATCAGCTTATATTGCTACTTCACCCGAAAGTGCCTTCGAGTATCTTTGTAGTTTAAAAAACTTAGATGATTGGACGCTTTTTAGCCGGATGAAAGAGCAAGTTGACGAAGATACTTGGCTGGGAACTGCCTCTGGATACCATAAAAATCTCTACTATCACGTCAAAAAATTAGATAGCAAACTTTTCTATGGTATTGAGTGGCATTGCGGGTTTGAGTATCAGAAATATTTTCAGGTTTACCCTGTTTTGCTTTTTCCTCCCGACTATATTGAACCTGGAACTGATGAAAAGGGTGTATACTTTCACTGGTTGAGTTTTGTCGATCCAAAACGGCAGACTCAGATGATTATGCAGGGAATTCACACCGTACATACTTCCGAGTGTCGTTCTCTCAAAGGCATTTTAGAACGTAAAGCTGGTCTGACTCAAGCAGCAAAAGGGCGCTACTTTATTGACACCGACACTATTTATGTCGATGCCCCTATTGAAGTCGCAATTGAATACTTAAAAGACTTGCGGAACATAGATGATTGGGCGCATTTACTGCGTCCAAATGGTGAGATTACTGCTGATTCTGGTGAATTCAAAGATGAATACGACCAAAAGGTAAAAGTTGCTGTGCGACTGCATAATTTGAGTAAATATTACTTGCTTGAGCAAGAACACTTTTACCCAGATTATGACTATTATCAACGCTCAGTAGCATTGCTCATCCCAACATCCTATGCTTTTGGTGATCCTGATGCTTCTGGTTTGATTCTGCATCGAATCACATTCTGGAAAGCAGATAAATCTCTGACTCACGGTAAACTCCAAATTGAAGACTTTGGCGCTGAAAGCATGAATATCAAACGTCTGCTTGAAGGCAAAGCCGGCAATCTTCAGTCCTTTGACCGTGGAATGAGTTATATACCCAAAACTCCAGAACTAGTTAATAGCCGCTAG
- the scyB gene encoding tryptophan dehydrogenase ScyB, producing the protein MLLFETVREMGHEQILFCHGKNPDIRAIIAIHDTTLGPAMGATRLFPYISEEAALQDALRLSRGMTYKAACANIPAGGGKAVIIANPENKTDDLLRAYGRFVDSLNGRFITGQDVNITPQDVRTIAKETKYVVGVSEKSGGPAPITSLGVFLGIKAAVEFRWGTKNLEGLKVAVQGLGNVGKNLCRHLHEHGIKLFVTDVDAAKAEEVRQLFDATVVAPDEIYSLDVDIFAPCAMGGILNSHTIPFLQAPIIAGAANNQLGNEQLHSQLLTRKGILYCPDYVINAGGLINVYNEMIGYDEEKAFKQVHNIYDTLLAIFNIAKQQEVTTNDAAKRLAEDRIRSVKQSNSKEIAA; encoded by the coding sequence ATGCTGCTATTTGAAACTGTTAGAGAAATGGGTCACGAGCAAATTCTCTTCTGTCATGGTAAAAATCCAGACATCAGAGCAATTATTGCTATCCATGATACAACTTTAGGCCCTGCAATGGGAGCTACAAGACTCTTCCCCTATATTAGTGAAGAAGCAGCTTTACAAGATGCTTTGCGTCTGAGTCGTGGTATGACTTATAAAGCCGCCTGTGCTAATATTCCAGCAGGAGGAGGAAAAGCAGTTATTATTGCTAATCCTGAAAATAAAACAGATGACTTATTGAGAGCATACGGACGGTTTGTAGACAGTCTCAATGGACGTTTTATTACAGGACAAGATGTCAATATTACTCCTCAAGATGTGCGGACAATTGCCAAAGAAACTAAGTATGTAGTTGGCGTATCAGAAAAATCTGGTGGCCCTGCACCTATAACATCCTTGGGAGTTTTTCTAGGAATTAAAGCAGCTGTAGAATTCCGCTGGGGAACCAAAAATCTAGAAGGGCTAAAAGTTGCAGTTCAAGGACTAGGAAATGTCGGTAAAAACCTCTGTCGGCATTTACATGAACATGGCATCAAACTTTTTGTCACTGATGTAGATGCTGCCAAGGCAGAGGAAGTAAGACAGCTTTTTGATGCTACTGTTGTAGCACCCGATGAAATTTACTCACTAGATGTAGATATCTTTGCTCCTTGTGCGATGGGTGGAATTCTTAATAGCCACACAATTCCTTTCTTGCAAGCTCCAATTATTGCAGGTGCAGCTAATAACCAATTGGGTAATGAGCAACTACATAGTCAATTGCTTACCAGAAAAGGAATTCTTTACTGTCCCGATTATGTCATTAATGCCGGAGGTCTAATCAACGTTTATAACGAAATGATTGGTTATGACGAAGAAAAAGCTTTCAAACAAGTGCATAATATTTATGACACACTGCTAGCAATTTTCAATATTGCTAAACAACAAGAAGTTACTACTAACGACGCTGCTAAACGGTTGGCAGAAGACCGGATTAGGAGCGTTAAACAAAGCAATTCTAAAGAAATTGCTGCATAA
- the scyA gene encoding scytonemin biosynthesis protein ScyA (ScyA, a thiamin diphosphate-dependent enzyme, performs an acyloin condensation during scytonemin biosythesis. It joins a molecule of indole-3-pyruvate to one of para-hydroxyphenylpyruvic acid.) — MSKNYTSSKSPLMTTEVYKEYSPNGKYVESASDDSHQLDTLEKNAATQAFLHNEAAPALSVADAVAQMLVSLGVGYAFGVAGGAMASLWGALSNSSIEVLNFRHEAGAAFAAVEAYFASNRPTVVFTTAGPGITNALTGLFAARGEGAKIILLSACTSAPQRGRWAIQETSTYTLPSGGIFTPGALFNYAITVESAAQLPQIFRKLALALAQPGGFVAHLSIPTGVQTSLVEDVSWPQLDIPYSVIAPHKQAIAKSVELLSAGPFAIWVGFGARHAAEEIRQLAEKTGAAVMCSPRGKGIFPEDHPQFVGVTGLGGHASVFNYMQQQPPLRTLVLGTRLGEPTSFWSPIMVPKGGFIHVDIDPEVPGVAYPYAETFSVRSDTKAYMQELLQHFPETRVDSTALLLPRPERETVALDLDIDYPVRPEMLMAAIQKVIVEGSDAVVMAECGNSFTWSTHLLQFPQTNRYRVSTGVGAMGHAVTGVLGAALGREGKAVAIVGDGAMLMNNEISTAVKYKIPAIWIVLNDARYNMCHQGMQILGLKGADATMPVTNFAMIARAMGAEAVGIVRESDIEAALEQAIASKSPFLIDVVIDPDRPAPSGGRNKSLAAQGIKSSPVKTPAKAVSFPLV, encoded by the coding sequence ATGAGTAAAAACTATACAAGTTCAAAGTCTCCTCTCATGACCACTGAGGTCTACAAGGAATATTCACCAAACGGTAAGTATGTGGAATCTGCGTCAGATGATTCCCATCAGCTTGATACCTTGGAAAAAAATGCAGCAACCCAAGCTTTTTTGCACAATGAAGCAGCCCCAGCACTTTCAGTTGCAGATGCTGTAGCCCAGATGCTAGTAAGTTTGGGAGTAGGCTATGCATTTGGTGTTGCAGGGGGTGCAATGGCCAGCCTTTGGGGTGCGCTGTCAAATAGCAGCATCGAGGTGTTGAACTTCCGTCATGAGGCTGGGGCTGCTTTTGCCGCAGTGGAAGCCTACTTTGCCAGCAACCGTCCCACCGTCGTGTTCACCACAGCCGGGCCGGGTATTACCAACGCGCTAACAGGCTTATTTGCTGCCCGTGGTGAAGGTGCAAAGATAATTTTATTGTCGGCTTGTACCTCAGCACCGCAGCGTGGACGTTGGGCAATTCAGGAAACCAGCACCTACACATTACCCAGTGGGGGAATCTTTACTCCAGGAGCATTATTCAACTATGCAATCACCGTTGAATCTGCTGCACAACTTCCCCAAATTTTTCGCAAACTTGCGTTAGCCTTAGCGCAACCAGGAGGATTTGTTGCACATTTGAGCATTCCTACTGGTGTGCAGACCAGTTTAGTTGAAGATGTATCGTGGCCACAACTAGATATTCCTTATTCTGTGATTGCACCTCACAAACAAGCGATCGCCAAATCAGTAGAGTTACTATCAGCTGGCCCCTTTGCCATTTGGGTAGGTTTCGGTGCGCGTCATGCAGCAGAAGAAATCCGCCAATTGGCAGAGAAAACTGGCGCTGCGGTGATGTGTTCTCCCCGTGGCAAAGGCATCTTTCCCGAAGATCATCCTCAATTTGTAGGTGTCACAGGTTTAGGTGGTCATGCATCCGTCTTTAACTACATGCAACAACAGCCGCCACTACGCACACTCGTACTTGGAACCCGCCTAGGCGAACCAACCTCTTTCTGGAGTCCGATAATGGTTCCCAAAGGAGGCTTCATACATGTAGACATTGACCCAGAAGTTCCAGGAGTAGCTTATCCATACGCTGAAACCTTCTCGGTTCGGTCTGACACCAAAGCCTATATGCAAGAACTGTTGCAGCACTTCCCAGAGACTCGTGTAGATTCTACAGCTTTGTTGTTACCTCGTCCAGAACGCGAAACCGTAGCACTAGATTTAGATATAGACTATCCAGTGCGACCAGAAATGTTGATGGCAGCAATTCAAAAAGTCATTGTTGAGGGTAGCGACGCAGTAGTCATGGCAGAGTGCGGTAACTCCTTCACTTGGTCAACTCACCTGCTGCAATTTCCCCAAACCAATCGTTACCGAGTTAGCACCGGAGTTGGTGCAATGGGTCACGCCGTCACCGGAGTTTTGGGTGCAGCATTAGGGCGTGAGGGCAAAGCTGTAGCCATTGTCGGCGATGGTGCAATGCTGATGAATAACGAAATCAGCACAGCCGTCAAATACAAAATTCCTGCCATCTGGATTGTACTCAACGATGCACGTTACAACATGTGTCATCAAGGGATGCAAATATTGGGATTAAAAGGTGCAGACGCTACCATGCCAGTAACCAACTTTGCCATGATTGCTCGTGCTATGGGTGCAGAAGCAGTTGGTATCGTCAGAGAGTCAGACATTGAAGCAGCACTAGAACAAGCGATCGCTTCAAAGAGTCCCTTTTTAATCGACGTAGTGATTGACCCCGATAGACCTGCACCCTCTGGTGGACGTAACAAGAGTTTAGCAGCACAAGGAATCAAATCAAGCCCAGTAAAAACTCCAGCCAAAGCAGTTTCATTCCCATTAGTTTGA
- a CDS encoding PAS domain S-box protein, whose amino-acid sequence MNSDDYTLIQSGSQRRLEPQLELEFGHFLINQCVDAAFCLGANAQFLYVNDATCRMLEYSREELLAMTLHDIDIDFPLHNWSEQWRTLAKSGLQKPLTFKSRYQTKAGRLFLVEISLTYVQSQGREFGCAFVHEKSDEIVELSVQKWIDELREAKNHLQQEVSQLKKKEAELGTSLSLLSSTLESTAIGIVAVNFDGDILSLNQKFLDMWQIPESLMLSKKCPRCKAFFESQLKDPEAFARLVWEVSSQSDFESYDILELKDGRVFAHYSKPHWLGDQIIGRVWSIWDITESKRTEEALRLNESRFRTLAETTDASTFLIRGTQLCYINPAVEQLTGYTKAELLNNFDIRRLIKNKKRRQVRNQSQAGNFEYQEMRILTKNGTERWLACAVAKLEGVLDFGGQQIELITGIDITDYKYAQSDLNQALEQAKQLSELRASFLSMVCHQFRTPLNIVSFSNSLIKEQVDKRTEKKIQPLLDHVETATKQISQMLDDILLFSKAEAAKLHFEPQPLEIVQFCNDLVAQMQMSISQKPINFVSKLNSLTAWIDKKLLEPILKNLLENASKYSPSHSVVDFDLSCQGENLIFQVKDRGIGIPVVDQQRLFEPFYRGSNVDNIPGTGLGLSILKTLVDLHGGQVTVESEIGVGTTFTVMLPLVE is encoded by the coding sequence ATGAATTCTGACGACTATACGTTAATTCAATCCGGCTCTCAACGGCGACTAGAGCCACAACTAGAGTTGGAATTTGGTCATTTCCTGATTAATCAGTGTGTGGATGCTGCCTTTTGTCTGGGAGCAAACGCACAATTTCTCTACGTTAATGATGCAACTTGCCGCATGTTGGAGTATTCCCGTGAGGAATTACTAGCCATGACACTGCACGACATAGATATAGACTTTCCACTGCACAATTGGTCAGAACAATGGCGAACTCTTGCCAAATCTGGCTTACAGAAGCCTCTCACTTTTAAATCTCGCTATCAGACAAAAGCAGGTCGGTTATTTTTGGTGGAAATATCCCTTACCTATGTACAATCCCAAGGCAGAGAATTTGGCTGTGCCTTTGTGCATGAGAAGAGTGATGAAATCGTAGAGTTGAGCGTGCAAAAGTGGATTGATGAATTGAGAGAAGCCAAAAACCATCTTCAACAGGAAGTTTCTCAACTGAAGAAAAAGGAGGCAGAACTAGGAACATCTTTGTCCTTACTTTCCTCTACCCTTGAGTCTACTGCGATCGGTATAGTTGCAGTTAACTTTGATGGGGATATTCTGAGTTTGAATCAGAAATTTCTGGATATGTGGCAGATTCCAGAGTCACTGATGCTATCCAAAAAATGCCCTCGGTGCAAAGCCTTTTTTGAGAGCCAATTAAAAGACCCAGAAGCCTTTGCACGGCTGGTTTGGGAAGTTTCCAGCCAGTCTGATTTCGAGAGCTACGACATATTAGAGTTGAAGGATGGGAGAGTCTTTGCACACTATTCCAAACCTCACTGGTTAGGTGACCAAATTATTGGTAGGGTATGGAGCATTTGGGACATTACGGAGTCCAAACGCACTGAAGAAGCATTGCGGTTGAACGAATCGAGATTTCGGACTTTGGCAGAAACAACAGATGCTAGCACTTTTTTGATTCGAGGTACGCAGCTTTGCTACATAAATCCGGCGGTGGAGCAACTTACCGGCTACACAAAAGCCGAACTACTAAATAACTTTGATATTCGCCGACTAATTAAAAACAAAAAACGCAGACAGGTACGCAACCAAAGCCAAGCAGGTAACTTTGAATATCAAGAGATGAGAATTCTGACAAAAAACGGCACCGAGCGCTGGCTAGCTTGTGCGGTAGCAAAACTGGAAGGTGTGCTGGATTTTGGAGGACAACAAATCGAACTAATCACAGGGATTGATATTACTGATTATAAATATGCACAATCAGATCTGAACCAGGCTTTAGAACAAGCCAAACAACTCAGCGAACTCAGAGCCAGCTTTCTTTCTATGGTTTGCCATCAATTCCGTACTCCACTCAATATAGTTTCATTTTCTAATAGCTTAATAAAAGAACAAGTAGACAAACGGACAGAGAAGAAAATACAACCATTACTCGATCATGTTGAAACAGCCACCAAACAAATCAGCCAGATGTTGGATGATATATTGTTATTCTCTAAAGCAGAAGCAGCAAAACTACACTTTGAGCCACAACCGCTGGAAATAGTCCAGTTCTGTAATGATTTAGTGGCACAAATGCAGATGAGCATTAGCCAAAAACCAATTAATTTTGTCAGTAAACTGAACTCTTTAACAGCCTGGATAGATAAAAAATTGCTAGAGCCAATTTTGAAGAATTTGCTTGAAAATGCAAGTAAGTATTCTCCATCCCATAGTGTGGTTGATTTTGACCTCTCTTGCCAGGGTGAGAATTTAATTTTTCAGGTCAAAGATAGAGGAATAGGCATTCCGGTAGTAGATCAACAACGATTATTTGAGCCATTCTATAGAGGCAGTAACGTCGATAATATACCTGGTACTGGATTAGGGTTATCAATTCTCAAAACTCTTGTAGACTTACATGGCGGTCAAGTCACTGTGGAAAGTGAAATTGGTGTGGGTACTACATTTACTGTGATGCTGCCATTAGTCGAGTAA
- a CDS encoding response regulator yields the protein MIYESAKKILVIEDDAVTRNLFLRGLQTKGFDVITAENGLLGIEQAQQHLPDLVICDIIMPKMDGYSVLSALRQNPLTAIIPFIFLTGSDTRASVRKGMDLGADDYVTKPSTLEELVRAIASRLRKQAKFQDWCATDFNKPTKPVSLVQTSAIAQDIDEAIPFDQFTFPSDPELKKVFNFIEDYYHQGITLSDVAVAVGYSPAYLTNRVAKQTGETVNNWIVKRRMAGARFLLQNNNQTVEQIATALGYQSVCHFSRQFRQHHGLPPDAWRKQHQGTLAKQA from the coding sequence ATGATATACGAATCAGCAAAAAAAATTCTTGTAATTGAAGATGATGCAGTTACCCGCAATCTTTTCTTAAGGGGACTCCAGACAAAAGGTTTTGATGTGATAACTGCTGAAAATGGTCTTCTTGGTATAGAGCAAGCACAACAGCATCTACCTGACTTAGTGATTTGCGATATTATAATGCCTAAAATGGATGGTTACAGCGTTTTAAGTGCGTTGCGTCAAAATCCTCTGACGGCGATTATTCCTTTTATTTTTCTGACTGGTAGTGACACTAGGGCGTCTGTTCGCAAAGGCATGGACTTAGGAGCAGATGACTATGTTACCAAACCCTCTACACTAGAAGAATTGGTCAGAGCGATCGCCAGCCGACTGCGAAAGCAAGCTAAATTCCAAGACTGGTGCGCCACTGACTTCAACAAACCTACAAAACCAGTATCCCTAGTTCAAACTTCAGCGATCGCACAAGACATTGACGAAGCTATTCCCTTTGATCAGTTTACCTTTCCCAGCGATCCCGAATTAAAAAAAGTTTTCAACTTTATCGAAGACTATTATCACCAAGGAATTACTCTGTCTGATGTCGCTGTTGCAGTTGGTTACTCACCAGCTTACTTAACTAACCGAGTAGCAAAGCAAACAGGAGAGACCGTAAACAACTGGATTGTCAAACGTCGCATGGCCGGAGCTCGTTTCTTACTCCAAAATAATAACCAGACAGTCGAGCAAATAGCTACAGCACTAGGCTATCAAAGTGTCTGTCATTTCTCTCGCCAGTTTCGTCAACATCACGGCTTACCACCCGATGCTTGGCGCAAACAGCATCAAGGCACTTTGGCAAAACAGGCATAA
- a CDS encoding sulfonate ABC transporter substrate-binding protein: MLTNYINIKSTLIRRVALYIMPGFLALSTSLISCTSTSPKADTVGEKAINIKTKVLRMGYQSSGDIVRVRGVLEKRLEPLGVKVEWAQFAQGPQLMEAMNVGKIDVGSVGETPPIFAQAAGARIVYLAGRRITPTSGAASAIVVPKGSPLKTLAEIKGQKVVFQKGSASHYFIIQALKEVGLKYSDIQVLSMPNVEARGAFIQGTIPVWVTGDPHLALVEKLHGARVLRDGKNIGTPGGYYIGTREFAKDNPELVRIILEEIDKNGQWAEANRKEVAKLIAPILKIDLPIQEIISGRSNNRLKGITPELMKDQQRIADLFYNEKILPKKIDVQEALLTPKEYAAITPPTLISEK, encoded by the coding sequence ATGCTTACCAATTACATAAATATTAAATCAACATTAATCCGTAGAGTAGCATTATATATCATGCCTGGGTTTTTAGCTTTATCTACTAGCTTAATTAGTTGTACTTCAACCAGCCCTAAAGCAGATACAGTAGGGGAAAAAGCTATCAACATTAAAACAAAAGTGTTACGAATGGGATACCAAAGTTCTGGTGATATTGTGAGGGTAAGAGGAGTTTTAGAAAAACGTTTGGAACCTTTGGGTGTCAAAGTAGAGTGGGCACAATTTGCTCAAGGGCCACAACTCATGGAAGCCATGAATGTCGGCAAAATTGATGTAGGTTCAGTAGGAGAAACTCCTCCTATCTTTGCCCAAGCTGCTGGTGCAAGAATTGTTTATCTTGCTGGTAGAAGAATTACTCCAACTTCAGGTGCAGCAAGTGCAATTGTTGTCCCTAAAGGTTCTCCTCTTAAGACTTTAGCTGAAATTAAAGGTCAAAAAGTTGTCTTCCAAAAAGGTTCTGCTTCTCACTATTTTATCATTCAAGCTTTGAAAGAAGTGGGCTTAAAATATAGTGATATTCAAGTCCTGAGTATGCCTAATGTTGAAGCCCGTGGTGCGTTTATTCAAGGGACTATTCCAGTTTGGGTTACTGGTGATCCTCACTTAGCTTTGGTAGAAAAACTTCACGGCGCGCGTGTGCTAAGAGATGGCAAAAATATCGGTACTCCAGGGGGATATTATATAGGAACACGCGAGTTTGCTAAGGACAATCCAGAATTAGTCCGGATCATTTTGGAAGAGATTGATAAAAATGGTCAGTGGGCTGAAGCAAACCGTAAGGAAGTGGCTAAGTTAATAGCACCTATACTCAAAATTGATCTACCCATTCAAGAGATAATTTCTGGACGTTCTAATAATCGATTGAAAGGAATTACACCAGAATTAATGAAAGACCAACAGCGCATTGCAGATTTATTCTATAATGAAAAAATATTGCCTAAAAAGATTGATGTTCAAGAAGCACTGCTAACACCTAAAGAATATGCAGCCATTACTCCCCCAACACTCATTAGTGAAAAGTAG